ACTTATGTAAATTAATGGAAGACTGTAAAAGTGTTTTTCAAATTTACAGTTTAAATAACAGATATTAATAAATTAAGCTGGATAATTCCAGCTTTTTTTGTTATAATCAAATTAAAGACAAAACAGTAAATTTTATGAAATATAATTTAAGGTGGTAGGAAAATGTACAGAATATTTGATAATATCTCCTATGAAATTTTAAATGAAGGAGAAAAATTTGAAATAGCAGGAATTGAGTACGATTCTAGAAAAATAAGGGAAAACTTTGTTTTTATAGCAATGACAGGAAATAATGTTGACGGGCATGACTTTATTCAGAAGGCCATTGATAGTGGTGCTAAAATGATAGTTGCTGAAAAAAGAGTCAATGTATCCGGATATAGCAATTATGAAAAAGTTTCCTTTATACTTATAGAAAATGTAAGGAAAAGTTTGGGAATAATAGCTTCAAATTACTATAACTACCCACAGAATAAATTGAAAATAGTAGGGATAACAGGAACAAATGGAAAAACGACATCAAGTTATATCCTTGAAAATATACTTGAAAAAACAGCAAGGATTGGAACTACAGGAAACAGAATACTTGACGAGGAATTTGAGACAGTGAATACAACCCCTGAATCTCTTGAACTTATAAAACTGATAAATGAAAGTGTAAAAAGAGGAGTAGAGTATTTTATAATGGAAGTCAGTTCGCATGCGCTTGAAATAGGCCGTGTAAATATGCTGGAATTTGATTCTGCAATATTTACCAATCTTACTCAGGATCATCTTGATTTTCATGGTACAATGGAAAATTACTTCAATGCAAAAAGAAAAATCTTTTCCATGCTTAGAAAAGACGGTACAGGAGTTATAAATATAGATGATGGGTATGGTAAAAGAATAGTTTCTGAAAAATCTGTTAATGGGACAAGCAACACTCAAGATAATACTGTAGGAAGTAAGAAGGAAAATAAATATTTTTCAATAAGTGTAAATGATAAAACTGCAGATTTATATGGAGAAATAGTAAAATACACTAATGACGGTATGAAAATAAAAATTATTCATGGAAAAGATGAATATATTCTGGATGTAAATCTTGTAGGAGAATACAATCTGCATAATATTCTTGGATGTGTGGCTTCGGCACTGTCATTGGGAACAGGAATGGACAAGATTGTAGAAAAGCTTGAAAAGATGCCTTCTGTACCTGGAAGATTTGAAACTGTAAAAAATAATATGAATGTAAGAATTGTAGTGGATTATGCCCATACAGATGATGGACTTATGAATGTAGGAACTACATTGAAGAAAATAACAGAAAATAGGGTTGTCACTATATTTGGTGCAGGTGGAGACAGGGATAATAAGAAAAGACCTAAAATGGCAAAGGCTGCCGCAGAATTTAGTGATTACATAATATTGACTTCAGATAATCCGAGAACGGAAGATCCTATGGTGATACTGAAGGAAGTTGAATCAGGTCTTACTGAAATAAATTTTCCTAAGGAAAAGTATATAATTATTGAAGACAGGGAACAGGCTATAAAATATGCGGTTCAGGAAATAATCAGGGAAGGGGACAGCCTTCTTATAGCAGGAAAAGGGCATGAAACCTATCAGATTATAGGAAAGGAAAAAAGACATTTTGATGACAGGGAAACTGTAAAAAAACATTTGATATAATTCATTTTTTTTGGTATACTCAGAAATGAAATAAAAATATAAATTTAAGGGAGTGATGTCAGAATTGAAAAAGATTGTTTNNNNNNNNNNNNNNNNNNNNNNNNNNNNNNNNNNNNNNNNNNNNNNNNNNNNNNNNNNNNNNNNNNNNNNNNNNNNNNNNNNNNNNNNNNNNNNNNNNNNAAAGCAGTGGAAGTGGAGATTCAGGAAGTAAGGAACTGAATATTTATACATGGACATATTTTATACCGCAGGAAGTAATAGACGATTTTCAGAAGGAAACGGGAATAAAGGTAAATCTGAGCTATTATGACAATAATGATGTAATGATAGCAAAATTAATGTCGGGTGCAAAGGGATTTGACATAGTTTCACCATCTACAGATTATGTTGATGTGCTTATAAAGAGCGGACTTATAGAAAAACTTGACAAGCAGAAACTGGGAGAAACTTTTAACAACCTTGATAAGGATGGACTTAAGCTTGAGGAACTTTCAAAAATATACGATCCAGGCTTAAATTACTCAATACCTTATACATATTCTGCAACAGGAGTAGCGGTAAATAAAAAATTTATGAAAGATTACCCNNNNNNNNNNNNNNNNNNNNNNNNNNNNNNNNNNNNNNNNNNNNNNNNNNNNNNNNNNNNNNNNNNNNNNNNNNNNNNNNNNNNNNNNNNNNNNNNNNNNTTATCCTTCAGATTCAGCAGATGACAAGCAGTTAGAGGAAGCTAAAAATAGAATCCTTGAATGGAAGAAAAATCTTGCAAAATTTGATGCAACAGCTTTTGGTAAGAGTGTGGCTACTGGAGAATTCTATGCTGCCCACGGATATGCTGAAAATGTCTATGGTGAACTGGATGAAGCTGAATACGGAAACTTTGATTTCTTTATACCTAAAGATGCAATGATGTATATAGATAGCATGGCTATTGTAAAAAATTCACCTAATAAGGAAAATGCCTATAAATTTTTAGAATTTTTATACAGACCTGAAAACTTCATAAAAGTATATGAACAGTTTAAGGCTCCTTCAGTTATAAAAGGAATTGAAGAAAAATCAAAGATAAAATCACTTGTAAATAGAGCTCAGGTTGTGGAAAATGCTAAACTTCCTGGAGCATTATCAGATGAAGCAAAAGAAAAACAGGATAAAATATGGAATGAAATAAAACTGGCAAACTAATTAGTTGACAGTATTTCAGAAAATATGAGTTAAAAAATAGATTTAATAAAAAAATCCGGCTGGAATTTCTTTGAGTTTAAGAAGAAATTTTAGCTGGATTTTTAATTGGAAATTTTATTGAATTTAGGAAATGAAAATTAAATTTGATAAGAGGAATTTTTCGAGGTATAATAATTAAAAATAATACAGGAGGCTAATATATGAATAATAAAATTAAGCAACGGATTTCTATATTTGTAACTATTTTTGTAGTAATATTCCTAAATATAGTAATGTAAGTTTTCTTTTTATTGTTAGCCAAATCATTGAAAAAGAAGGTAACTTTACCATCATCAATTTCGGTAATCTTGTATTCGGCAACAGGTGAACGTGCGCGGTATCTTCCGAGATATCTGATAATACCCTCTGTGCTGTAAAATATGCGGTTTAGGAAATAATCAGGGAAGGGGACAGTCTTCTTATAGCAGGGAAAGGGCATGAAACTTATCAGATTATAGGAAAGGAAAAAAGACATTTTGATGACAGGGAAACTGTAAAAAAACATTTGATATAATTCATTTTTTTTGGTATACTCAGAAATGTAACTAAAATATAAATTCAAGGGAGTGATGTCAGAATTGAAAAAGATGGTTTNNNNNNNNNNNNNNNNNNNNNNNNNNNNNNNNNNNNNNNNNNNNNNNNNNNNNNNNNNNNNNNNNNNNNNNNNNNNNNNNNNNNNNNNNNNNNNNNNNNNAAAGCAGTGGAAGTGGAGATTCAGGAAGTAAGGAGCTGAATATTTATACATGGACGTATTTTATACCGCAGGAAATAATAGACAATTTTCAGAAGGAAACTGGAATAAAGGTAAATTTGAGCTATTATGATAATAATGATGTTATGCTAGCAAAATTAATGTCAGGAGCAAAGGGATTTGACATAGTTTCACCATCTACAGATTATGTTGATGTTCTTAGAAAAAGTGGGCTTATAGAAAAATTGGATAAGAAGAAACTGGGAGAAACTTTTAACAACCTTGATAAGGATGGACTTAAGCTTGAGGAACTTTCAAAAATATATGATCCAGGCTTAGATTACTCAATACCTTATGCATATTTTGCAACAGGAATAGCGGTAAATAAAAAATTTATGAAAGATTACCCNNNNNNNNNNNNNNNNNNNNNNNNNNNNNNNNNNNNNNNNNNNNNNNNNNNNNNNNNNNNNNNNNNNNNNNNNNNNNNNNNNNNNNNNNNNNNNNNNNNNTTATCCTTCAGATTCAGCAGATGACAAGCAGTTACAGGAAGCTAAAAATAAAATTCTTGAATGGAAGAAAAATCTTGCAAAATTTGATGCAACATCTTTTGCTAAGGGTGTGGCTACTGGAGAATTCTATGCTGTCCATGGATATGCTGAAAATGTCTATGGTGAACTGGAAGAATCTGAATACGGAAACTTTGATTTCTTTATACCTAAAGATGCAATGATGTATATAGATAGCATGGCTATTGTAAAAAATTCACCTAATAAGGAAAATGCCTATAAATTTTTAGAATTTTTATACAGACCTGAAAACTTCATAAAAGTATATGAATTCTTTAAGACTCCTTCCGTTATAAAAGGCGTTGAAGAAAAATCAAAGGTAAAACCAACTGTAAATAGAGCTCAGGTTGTTGAAAATGCTAAACTTCCTGGAGCATTATCAGATGAAGCAAAAGAAAAACAGGATAAAATATGGAATGAAATAAAACTGGCAAACTAATTAGTTGACAGTATTTCAGAAAATATGAGTTAAAAAATAGATTTAATAAAAAAATCCGGCTGGAATTTCCTTGAATTTAGAGAGGAATTTTGGTTGGATTTTTAAATTAAAAATCTTATTATGTAAATATCTAATATCTATAAATTAATAGAATAAAAATAAAATTGTAAAATAAAAAGAAGTTGCCAGAAATTGACAACTTTTTTTATATTGCAATGAAACAAAACGGAGTTTACAAAAGTTCAGATATTTTTACTTTTCTGTCTTCTTCCAAAGACTTAGTAAGGGCATCTGCTGTCAGAATGGAATCTCTTGCGGCAGTACCGTCCAGTAATGGAATGAATTCTTTATCAACTTCAGCTCCCTGAAGAACATTATGTAGAAATTCCATTTCCATTTCCATGATTCCATGCAGCCATAAAGGAGGGATTCTGTCAGGTTTACCGTACATTATTGCACCGTCCATTTCCAGTCCTTTATATATTCTTGTTCTGTCATCATCTTCTTCTTTAGTACGATGAAGCAGGAATTTTTCTTCTTTATCATCAATTTTTAAAGTGACTCCTACATCCTGAAGATCCAGTAGGATAGCTCCTTTAGTTCCTTGAATTTTTACAGAATGGTCAGGCCATCTGAATGCAGATCCATACTGTAAAGTTGCAAATCTTTTATTTGGAAATTCAAGTGTTATGAAAAGGGCATCATCTTCATCACCAAATTTTTCTCCTTGATGGGCGATGTTTCCTCCAACCATTGTTACTTTTTCAGGCACTCCCATTATAAACTGTATAAAGTCCAGTTCATGTATATGATGATACAGGTGGCCTCCTGAAAGTTCCTTTATTTTTTTCCAGCTAATTTCCTTTTGTTCCTTTTCCCATCCATTTCTCATAGAATGGCAATGTAAAACTTCTCCAATAACACCATCATTTATTAATTGTTTTATTTTTCTTACACCATTCATGAAGTTCATTACGTGTCCTGCCATGAAGATTACACCATTCTTTTTTGTAGCTTCTATCATTTCAGAACATTCCTTGTATGAAAGTGCGATAGGCTTTTCACAGAATACATGTTTCTTATTTTTAGCAGCTTCTAAAACGGCTTCCTTATGTGCTCCATTTGGAGAAGCAACTATTATTGCATCAATATCATCCCTTGCACATAATTCCTGAATGTTTTCTGAAACTTCACATCCAAGTTCTTCAGAAATATTTTTTGTATTTTCCGGATCATAAATGGCAACAACTTTTGCTCCTTCGATTTTATTTAATATTCTTCCTAAATGTGCTCCAAAATATCCGGTTCCTATTATTCCGTAATTTATATTTTTCATTTCTGTAATGTATGATAGTATAAAATAAAATCATACTCTCCTTTCTTCAAATTATGTATATAATTTTGTCCTAATATGTTTACTTAACTGACCCGTCTGATAATCCTCCTGCAATCTTGTTCTGTATAATCATAAAGAACACTACTGAAGGCAGGATTACAATTACTGATGCAGCCATCATCTGTCCCCAGTCCAGTATTTCTGAACCTGTTAAAGAGTAGAGGGCTATTGACAGAGGCATTTTTTCAGAGTTATTTATTAATAGCAGTGCATACAGAAATTCATTCCATGTATTGATAAATGTGTAAATGGCAGTTGAAACAATTCCTGGAGACACTATAGGAAGTACAATCTGAAAAAATATTCCGAATTTTCCTACTCCGTCAACCTTTGCGGCTTCCTCAATTCCAATAGGAACAGTTTGAAAAAATCCTATCAGCATCCATATTGCATATGGTATGGAAAACGACAGATAAGTAATAACTACACCAATCCATGTATTAATTAATCCTAATTTTGCCATAACTGTAACGTATGGGACAGCCAGCAGGATAGTAGGAAACATATATGTAGTAATAAGCATTTTTGTCATTTTTTTACCTACTTTAGGGAAAAATCTTACAATTCCATAAGCTCCAAGGGCTGAAACGATTATAGTTATTACAGTGGCTGTAAAAGATATAACTAAACTGTTTTTTATATTTCTTATAAAATTCAGACTAAACAGAACCTGTCTATAATAATCGAATGTAATTTTTTTAGGAATAAAAGCCAATGGACTGTTGGACATTTCGCTTGAAGGCTTTATGGAAGAAAGAATAATCCATATTAGAGGGAAAACGGCAATTATTGCCATAACAGTTAAAAGTAAATAGATTAATCCAGTATAGATATTATTTTTATAACTGTATTTCATTATTTATCATCCTCTCTTTCCCATCTGTTAAGCAGTTTGAAATATCCAAAACACACAGCCATTAGAAACAGAAGCAGTAGAATAGTGACTGCAGATGCTGTTCCTAATCTTTTTAAATTCCATCCTGTCTTGTATGCATATATTGGTAATGTAGTGGTCAAGTCTGAAGGTCCTCCTCCAGTCAGCAGATAAAGCAGGTCAAAGTTGTTGAAGACCCATATTGTTCTTAAAACAACCAGTAATCCTATAACTCCACGTATATGTCTTATTGTTATGTAACGGAATACCTGAAAAGAAGATGCACCGTCAACAATAGCCGCTTCATACTGTTCACGCGGAATAGTCTTTAAGGCTGCCAGAATATTTACCATAAACAGAGGTGCTCCAAACCATATATTTATAAACAGTACTATCCAGAAGGCGGTTTTCGGATCTGCCAGAAAGTTTATGTTTTCCTTTGTAATATGCAGTTGTGTAAGTAAATTCGGTATAAATCCATAAACATCGTTTAAAATCCATTTCCATGAAAATGCTATAACGATAGCAGGAAACGCCCATGGGATAATAAGTAAAGTTCTATAAAATCCCGAAAATTTTGGAATTCTGTTTAAGGAAAGAGCAGCTATAAATCCTACCAGAAGCTGTCCTGTAATTGATAAAACAGTCCATTTTATTGAAGTCAGGAATGCATGATAAAATTCAGGGTTAGTAAGGACAAATTTGAAGTTGTCAAACCAGATCCACTTGTAATACGGTCTAATTAAGTTTTTCGATGTAAAGCTAAAATATACACTGGAAATTATAGGATAAACCAGCAGAAGAAAAACTATTAACATGGCTGGTAAAACAAACACCAGATTTATCTTATCGATTTTCATTTTATTCTTTTTCATGAGTATTCCTTTCCTGTCACGTGGTTAGCTGGTTATTTTGCCGCGGCAAATAAGTCGTTTAGTTCCTTTTCAGCTTTTTTTGCAGCTTCTTCCACGGGAACATTTTTAAGTATAATTTCCTGGAACATCTTTTCAATTACACCTTGGCTTGTAATTATTCCGGCTTCAGGTTTTGGACCAAATTCCATTCCAATTGCAGTACCTTTATCAACAGCATTGTTAATAACTGTGATTGTATCCTGGAATTGTTTGATTATTGGATTATCCAGGTATGCAGGATCATTTGAAATATCTTTTAAGGCTGGTAACATACCACCTGGAACAGAATGTAAGAATTTAATGTATTTTTCTTTTTCATATAAACTTTCAACAAAAGCTTTTGCAATTTCAGGGTGTTTACTATTTTTCCATACGATTATAGGTATATTTGAAGTTTCTATTCCCCGTTCAGGATCTGCTGCATTTACTTTAGGTATTGGTGCGGCAGCTATTTTGTCCAGTAAATCAGGTGAGTTCTGTTTAACTCCTCCAATTTGGAATCCACTGTTAAAGTCAAAAGCTGTTTTACCTTGATAATAAAGTGTAGCCTGATCTAATACTTTAAAGTTTACAGAACCTTTTGGAGATACTGCTTTATACATATTTACCCAGTAATTTATCCCATCTATGGCAGCCTTGCTTGTAAGGTTTGCTTTTCCGTCTTTAGTTATTAAAGTTTCTCCTGCTGAACGGACATAGAAGTTAAGGAATCTAGTTGCCATCATATCTCCAAGTCCCATAGGAACTGATAATCCATAAACTTGAGGAGGATTATTTAATTTTTTAGCCGCTTCAAATAATTCTGCCCATGTTTTTGGAACTTCAAGTCCTGCAGCCTGTAATAAATCTTTTCTGTACCACATTACCTGAGCGTGTGAATATAGAGGTATAGAATAATGTTTTCCATTCATTTCCCCTTCTGTAAGAGGAGCAGCGTAAAATCTATCTTTTCCAATATGATCGATTACATCATCAATAGGAACTAAAGCATCTGCCTGTAACAGTTCTACAACATGGTTAGGTAAAGCTGTACTTACATCAGGAACTTGTCCGGCCTGTAATCCTGTTGTCCATTTAGTGTAAAATTCAGGCCATGCAAATGTTTCAATTTTAATTTTTACTTTCGGATGTTTTTTCATAAATTCTTCAGCAGCCTGTTTCATGAACTCGTTTCTAGGTCCTTGAGTAAATGAATGCCAGAATACTATTTCTCCTTCAAGTTCTCCTGTTTCATTTGACTGTTTTGAACCTCCGCAGGAAATAATAAGAAATAATACTGAGATAAGTAACAGAATAATCTTCTTTTTCATAATTGTTCCATCCTTTCAATGTTAGATATTAAGTGTTGTAAAATAAGTGAAATATACTATTTTAAGTATATAATACCTGTGTGAAAATAATTGACGTCAGTTTTTCCTTTTGATTATTAAGAGTATACCTTCATTTTTTAATAAAACAAGATATCTAAAACGATTAATTATAGTAAAAAACGATTAAATAGATATAATTTTTTTAAAAAATTGTACATAAAAAATTGTTTTATAAATATTATGAGGTATAATTAAAGTAAAATGACAGCAGGAGTTACAAATTATGGAAAACAACTCATTAATGAAGGCATTCCATCTGGCTTTTCTTTATGTTGATACATATACCTTCAATAGGGACTGGAAATTTCAGGAAGAAAAGGTACCTTACTCAATGATAAGGTTTATAGTGGAGGGAAATGCAAAATTTATAATAGATGACAATGTATACGATGTGGGTAAAAATGATATTATTTACATACCTGAAAGCTGTAACCTTCAGTGTATGTCTGTTTCAAATCATTTTTCCTTTATAAGTATCAGATTTACTGCCTCCTATTCTATACATGGACTAAAAATATGGTCTGAAATAATGGATTTTGATACACAGATTAAATGTGAAGATAAATTTATTATTGACTGTTTTTATTCAATGATAAAGGAAAAAAATGCCAATAGATTGGGGACTTCCTTTGTTTTAAGGGGATATCTGGAAATAATAGTAGGTTATTTAATAAATATTTCAAAGGAAAAAGGGGAAAGCAGAACATGTAAAATTCAGTATTACAACAGGGAAATAGACAGCAGGGTACAGGCAATTGTAAATGATATGATAAATAATCCCTTTAGGGAATTTTCAACAGAATTCTACTGCAGATTGTCTGATATAAGTGAGGCGTCTTTCAGAAGACTGTTTAAAAAGCATACAGGGAAATCACCAAATAAATTTTTTATGGAAATTAAAATGACAGTTGCCGCAAGAAGAATTCTTGAGACAGACGACAGGATATCAGAAGTGTGTAGACACGTAGGAATTGAAGATGCCAACTATTTCACGAAAATTTTTAAGAAATATTTCAGGGTTTCTCCGCATATTTACAGAAAAATAAGTAGAGGATAAAAAAATATGAAAGATATATTTATTCATTTATCAAAATTTTACTTATGTAAAACAATTATTCATTAAGAAAAAGTCAAAATTCGCCTGAAAAATCAGGCTGATGACTTTTTCTAAATTCATTTTTTTGTTTTACATTGTAAAATTTTAAATAATTCATAAATATAATCTTTCATATTTTTAAAATTTTATGTGGATTGTCTATTCTACTATTACATTCTCTCTACTGTCTGTATTGATAACAATGACAATCCCTGTTTCAGTATGTCTGCAGCCTTTATTGAAAGTAATATTCTTGCCTGCATTACATCCTTGTTTTCTTCCTTCAATATAGATTTTGAGTTGTAGAAGTTATTGTAAGTTTTAGCCAGATCAAATAAATAATCTGCAATCAGGTTAGGTTTAAATCCTTCATACGCTTTTACTACAACTTGAGGGAATCTTAACAGCATAACTGCAAGGTCTCTTTCAATGTCATTCATGTCATCAAGGATAATATCCTTGCTCTTGTCAACTGAAATATTTTCAGATTCCATTTTTCTCAGAAGGGACATTATTCTTACATAAGTGTATTGTAAGTATGGTCCTGTATTTCCTTCGAAGCTTAGTACTTTATCCCAGTCAAATAATATAGGTGAAGTTCTGTTCTGGCTCAGGTCAAAGTATTTTATTGCTCCTGTTCCAACTATATCTGAGATAATATCCTTTTCAGCTTCAGGTAAATCAGGATTCTTTTCATCTATAACTTTTCTTACTTCTTCCTGTGCTTTATTCAGAAGGTCGATAAGTCTGATTACATTTCCACCTCTTGTAGATAGGATAACTCCATTTGCAAATCTCATAATACCAAATTGAATATGAACTTTTTCATAATCATAAGGTGCTCCTGTCATTCTTGCAATTTCAAATACTTGCTTAAAGTGTTCCTGCTGTCTTTCATCAACAACATATAACCCCATATCAGCGTTTAATTCATCTTTTCTATATTTAATAGTCGCAAGGTCAGAAGTTGAATAAAGGAAGCTTCCATCCTTTTTCTGAACTATACATGGGTGAAGTTTTGTTTCTTCATCAAAGAAAACAACAAGTGCATCGTCATCTTCCCTTGCAATTTTTCTTGCTTTTAAATCTTCAAGTACGTCAGGCATCATATCATTATAGAATGATTCACCATTGTAGAAGTCAAATTTAATATCAAATCTTTTATAAATTTTATTGTATTCATTTATTGAAATATTAATAAATTCCTTCCAAAGGGCGTTGTTTTTTTCGTCTCCCGCCTGAAGTTTTCTAAGTTCTTCCCTTGCAATGTCGTTTAGGGAAGGATCTTCTTTTGCTTTATCAGAGAAAAGTACATATATTCTTTCAAGTTCTTCTATCGGATCATTTTCATAAGCTTCCTTGTCAAGCCAACGTTCGTAAGCAACAATAAGTTTTCCAAACTGAGTTCCCCAGTCTCCTATGTGGTTATCTCCGAAAACTTTAAATCCTAGGAACTGCATAATTCTTTTTATAGATTCTCCAATAATTGTACTTCTTAAGTGCCCAACGTGCATACGCTTTGCAATGTTTGGAGAAGAATAGTCAATTACAACAGTTCTGTCAGTGTTAAGGAATGAAAAATCATATTTTTCCTCCCCTATTTTTTTAATTTCATTATTAATAAAGTTATTTTTCAGATAGATGTTTATAAATCCAGGCCCTGCTACTTCAAGTTTTTCGATGATGTCATCAGCTTCAAACTTTTCTATGATTTCATTGGCTATTTCTCTTGGATTTTTACCTATGATTTTTGAAGTTATCATGGCAAAATTTGTCTGAAAATCACCAAATTCTTTTTTTGTAGAATTTTGGATATCGATTTTATCTGAGAAATCACTGTTAAAAATACGGTTTATATTTTTTTTGAAGAGTTCCTTCAATTGAATAGTAAGTAATTCCATCTTTCCAGTTATATGTTTTGAATTTGATAATTTTTTTAGGGAAATAGTTTTACCAAATAAAACATATGTCTCCTTTCCTTATAATTTATTTTATATTATATAATAAATTGCCACAAATTTGAAGACTTTAATTGCTTTTATTTGTATTTTTTGTTGGAATTTTGGCTGAAATTTATTAAAATAGATTGTAAAACGTTATTTTAAAGATATTTGAAAAACATCTTAGAGGAAAAAGGAAGTATTCTATTTAAAGGAACAAAAAAATAAATAGATTTTAAATATACCCTAGTATTTTCAGTATATTCTTCAAATTTAAAGGAACGAAAACAAAAATAAAATATTTCCTTGAATAATACTTTGGAATTGTATATTATATGATTATAAAAAGCAATATAGGAGAAGAATATGAAGAAAGTAAGAGTTACAGTTTCAGATTTTATGAATGAAATTATTACAGGAGATTCAGAGTATTTTAAACTACCAGTTGGAAGAATAGGGAACATAATTTTTAAATATTACATGGACAAAGATTTAAACAAAGTAGAACTAAGAAATTTTTCAGGTGAAGTTATACAATTTAATCTGAATAAAAAAAATGAAGAAATTTTTATGGACACACTTATAAGAAATAAAGTAGAAATAGAATCAGAATATTGGAGAAATATATT
This Leptotrichia sp. oral taxon 215 str. W9775 DNA region includes the following protein-coding sequences:
- a CDS encoding AraC family transcriptional regulator, whose protein sequence is MENNSLMKAFHLAFLYVDTYTFNRDWKFQEEKVPYSMIRFIVEGNAKFIIDDNVYDVGKNDIIYIPESCNLQCMSVSNHFSFISIRFTASYSIHGLKIWSEIMDFDTQIKCEDKFIIDCFYSMIKEKNANRLGTSFVLRGYLEIIVGYLINISKEKGESRTCKIQYYNREIDSRVQAIVNDMINNPFREFSTEFYCRLSDISEASFRRLFKKHTGKSPNKFFMEIKMTVAARRILETDDRISEVCRHVGIEDANYFTKIFKKYFRVSPHIYRKISRG
- the argS gene encoding arginine--tRNA ligase → MELLTIQLKELFKKNINRIFNSDFSDKIDIQNSTKKEFGDFQTNFAMITSKIIGKNPREIANEIIEKFEADDIIEKLEVAGPGFINIYLKNNFINNEIKKIGEEKYDFSFLNTDRTVVIDYSSPNIAKRMHVGHLRSTIIGESIKRIMQFLGFKVFGDNHIGDWGTQFGKLIVAYERWLDKEAYENDPIEELERIYVLFSDKAKEDPSLNDIAREELRKLQAGDEKNNALWKEFINISINEYNKIYKRFDIKFDFYNGESFYNDMMPDVLEDLKARKIAREDDDALVVFFDEETKLHPCIVQKKDGSFLYSTSDLATIKYRKDELNADMGLYVVDERQQEHFKQVFEIARMTGAPYDYEKVHIQFGIMRFANGVILSTRGGNVIRLIDLLNKAQEEVRKVIDEKNPDLPEAEKDIISDIVGTGAIKYFDLSQNRTSPILFDWDKVLSFEGNTGPYLQYTYVRIMSLLRKMESENISVDKSKDIILDDMNDIERDLAVMLLRFPQVVVKAYEGFKPNLIADYLFDLAKTYNNFYNSKSILKEENKDVMQARILLSIKAADILKQGLSLLSIQTVERM